A window of the Diabrotica undecimpunctata isolate CICGRU chromosome 1, icDiaUnde3, whole genome shotgun sequence genome harbors these coding sequences:
- the Muc91C gene encoding uncharacterized protein Muc91C isoform X2 encodes MRRVLLVSHSLALCLLLSPQSMARQLTKREAPLNGGGYPSGGPSPPSSSYGAPIGGGGGGFGGGGGFGGGGNGNGNGFGGISSSYGAPPSSSYGAPPSSSYGAPPSSSYGAPPSSSYGAPPSNSYGAPPSSSYGAPPSNTYGAPPSKSYGAPPSNSYRAPPSNSYGAPSRPSSSYGAPKRPSRPSSSYGAPPRRPSSSYGAPPSSSYGAPPSSSYGAPPSSSYGAPPSSSYGAPPATSYGAPPSSSFGSSPSRTYGAPPSSSYGAPPSSSYGAPPSSSYGAPPSSSYGAPPSSSYGAPPSSSYGAPLSSSYGAPPSSSYGAPSRGRGNGGGGFGGGFGGGFGGGFGGGFGGGFGVSSGYLPPSTSYGTPVGPSRPAPSSSYGAPPSAPPSSSYGAPPSAPPSSSYGAPPAAPPPSNSYGPPAAGPPSSSYGPPPAGPPSSSYNAPLPEIPSSSYGAPPAAPAPSMDGGQGYDSNGGYVY; translated from the exons AGCCACTCACTTGCACTATGCCTCCTCCTGAGTCCCCAGTCGATGGCACGACAACTCACAAAACGTGAAG CTCCTTTAAATGGAGGCGGCTATCCTAGCGGCGGCCCGTCCCCTCCGTCTTCTAGCTATGGTGCTCCCATAGGAGGAGGCGGAGGTGGCTTCGGAGGCGGCGGTGGATTTGGAGGAGGCGGTAATGGAAATGGAAACG GCTTTGGCGGCATATCTTCCAGTTATGGAGCACCACCCTCGAGTTCTTATGGTGCACCACCTTCAAGCTCTTATGGCGCACCACCTTCAAGTTCTTATGGAGCACCACCCTCAAGTTCCTACGGTGCACCACCCTCAAACTCTTATGGTGCACCACCTTCAAGTTCCTATGGAGCACCACCTTCAAATACCTACGGGGCACCACCGTCGAAATCATATGGAGCACCGCCTTCCAATTCCTATAGGGCACCACCTTCCAATTCGTACGGCGCACCGTCAAGGCCTTCTTCTTCCTACGGAGCACCAAAACGTCCATCACGGCCTTCGTCTTCATATGGTGCACCACCTCGTAGACCATCTTCTAGCTACGGTGCGCCTCCCTCTTCTTCATATGGAGCACCACCGTCCTCCTCATATGGAGCACCACCGTCCTCCTCATATGGAGCACCACCGTCTTCTTCATATGGAGCACCACCTGCTACTTCATATGGGGCACCACCTTCCTCTTCCTTTGGATCATCTCCTTCGCGTACATATGGAGCACCACCCTCTTCTTCATATGGAGCACCACCCTCTTCTTCATACGGAGCACCGCCGTCTTCTTCGTATGGAGCACCACCATCCTCTTCTTATGGAGCACCACCCTCTTCTTCATATGGAGCCCCACCCTCTTCTTCATATGGAGCCCCTTTATCCTCCTCATATGGAGCACCACCCTCTAGTTCTTACGGTGCTCCAAGCAGAGGTAGAGGTAATGGTGGAGGAGGTTTCGGAGGTGGATTTGGAGGAGGATTTGGCGGCGGATTTGGAGGCGGATTTGGCGGAGGATTCG gTGTATCGTCTGGGTACCTACCACCATCGACCAGCTACGGCACACCTGTAGGCCCATCTCGTCCAGCGCCAAGTTCATCATACGGTGCTCCACCCTCCGCCCCTCCTAGTTCGTCATACGGTGCTCCACCCTCCGCCCCTCCTAGTTCGTCATACGGTGCTCCTCCAGCAGCTCCACCACCAAGTAACTCATATGGACCACCAGCTGCAGGTCCACCAAGCTCATCTTATGGTCCACCGCCCGCTGGACCACCAAGTTCTTCGTACAACGCTCCCCTTCCTGAAATACCTAGCTCTTCATATGGAGCTCCCCCAGCAGCACCTGCACCATCGATGGACGGGGGACAGGGTTACGATAGCAACGGTGGTTATGTGTACTAG
- the Muc91C gene encoding uncharacterized protein Muc91C isoform X1, protein MRRVLLVSHSLALCLLLSPQSMARQLTKREAPLNGGGYPSGGPSPPSSSYGAPIGGGGGGFGGGGGFGGGGNGNGNGFGGISSSYGAPPSSSYGAPPSSSYGAPPSSSYGAPPSSSYGAPPSNSYGAPPSSSYGAPPSNTYGAPPSKSYGAPPSNSYRAPPSNSYGAPSRPSSSYGAPKRPSRPSSSYGAPPRRPSSSYGAPPSSSYGAPPSSSYGAPPSSSYGAPPSSSYGAPPATSYGAPPSSSFGSSPSRTYGAPPSSSYGAPPSSSYGAPPSSSYGAPPSSSYGAPPSSSYGAPPSSSYGAPLSSSYGAPPSSSYGAPSRGRGNGGGGFGGGFGGGFGGGFGGGFGGGFGKSNGNGNGNGGGISSSYGAPPAAPSPSYDVPQPAPAPIPSSSYGAPTNGNGNGKGNGNGVSSGYLPPSTSYGTPVGPSRPAPSSSYGAPPSAPPSSSYGAPPSAPPSSSYGAPPAAPPPSNSYGPPAAGPPSSSYGPPPAGPPSSSYNAPLPEIPSSSYGAPPAAPAPSMDGGQGYDSNGGYVY, encoded by the exons AGCCACTCACTTGCACTATGCCTCCTCCTGAGTCCCCAGTCGATGGCACGACAACTCACAAAACGTGAAG CTCCTTTAAATGGAGGCGGCTATCCTAGCGGCGGCCCGTCCCCTCCGTCTTCTAGCTATGGTGCTCCCATAGGAGGAGGCGGAGGTGGCTTCGGAGGCGGCGGTGGATTTGGAGGAGGCGGTAATGGAAATGGAAACG GCTTTGGCGGCATATCTTCCAGTTATGGAGCACCACCCTCGAGTTCTTATGGTGCACCACCTTCAAGCTCTTATGGCGCACCACCTTCAAGTTCTTATGGAGCACCACCCTCAAGTTCCTACGGTGCACCACCCTCAAACTCTTATGGTGCACCACCTTCAAGTTCCTATGGAGCACCACCTTCAAATACCTACGGGGCACCACCGTCGAAATCATATGGAGCACCGCCTTCCAATTCCTATAGGGCACCACCTTCCAATTCGTACGGCGCACCGTCAAGGCCTTCTTCTTCCTACGGAGCACCAAAACGTCCATCACGGCCTTCGTCTTCATATGGTGCACCACCTCGTAGACCATCTTCTAGCTACGGTGCGCCTCCCTCTTCTTCATATGGAGCACCACCGTCCTCCTCATATGGAGCACCACCGTCCTCCTCATATGGAGCACCACCGTCTTCTTCATATGGAGCACCACCTGCTACTTCATATGGGGCACCACCTTCCTCTTCCTTTGGATCATCTCCTTCGCGTACATATGGAGCACCACCCTCTTCTTCATATGGAGCACCACCCTCTTCTTCATACGGAGCACCGCCGTCTTCTTCGTATGGAGCACCACCATCCTCTTCTTATGGAGCACCACCCTCTTCTTCATATGGAGCCCCACCCTCTTCTTCATATGGAGCCCCTTTATCCTCCTCATATGGAGCACCACCCTCTAGTTCTTACGGTGCTCCAAGCAGAGGTAGAGGTAATGGTGGAGGAGGTTTCGGAGGTGGATTTGGAGGAGGATTTGGCGGCGGATTTGGAGGCGGATTTGGCGGAGGATTCG GTAAGAGCAATGGAAACGGTAACGGAAATGGAGGAGGAATATCTTCAAGTTATGGAGCTCCACCAGCTGCACCTTCTCCATCTTATGATGTACCACAACCTGCGCCTGCACCTATTCCTTCCTCATCTTATGGGGCTCCAACAAATGGAAATGGCAATGGAAAGGGGAATGGGAACG gTGTATCGTCTGGGTACCTACCACCATCGACCAGCTACGGCACACCTGTAGGCCCATCTCGTCCAGCGCCAAGTTCATCATACGGTGCTCCACCCTCCGCCCCTCCTAGTTCGTCATACGGTGCTCCACCCTCCGCCCCTCCTAGTTCGTCATACGGTGCTCCTCCAGCAGCTCCACCACCAAGTAACTCATATGGACCACCAGCTGCAGGTCCACCAAGCTCATCTTATGGTCCACCGCCCGCTGGACCACCAAGTTCTTCGTACAACGCTCCCCTTCCTGAAATACCTAGCTCTTCATATGGAGCTCCCCCAGCAGCACCTGCACCATCGATGGACGGGGGACAGGGTTACGATAGCAACGGTGGTTATGTGTACTAG